The following proteins are encoded in a genomic region of Maribacter hydrothermalis:
- a CDS encoding 2-isopropylmalate synthase produces MSKDIVQIFDTTLRDGEQVPGCKLDMEQKLVIAERLDLLGVNIIEAGFPVSSPGDFKSVEAIAKLVKNATVCGLTRAVKKDIEVAAEALKYAKIPRIHTGIGTSDSHIKYKFNSNRDTIIERAVAAVSYAKTFVEDVEFYAEDAGRTDNEFLARVCEAVIKAGATVLNIPDTTGYCLPEEYGAKMKYLRENVKGIEKAVLSCHCHNDLGLATANSIAGVVNGARQIECTINGIGERAGNTSLEEVVMILRQHPNLNLDTTINSKLLYDTSLMVSSKMGMMVQPNKAIVGANAFAHSSGIHQDGVIKNRETYEIIDPADVGVTESSIVLTARSGRAALAYRAKIVGYELTKTQLDLVYEEFLKFADTRKEVKDEEIHEIIEASNIEIKSII; encoded by the coding sequence ATGAGTAAAGATATAGTACAAATATTTGATACGACCTTAAGAGATGGAGAGCAAGTTCCTGGCTGTAAATTAGACATGGAACAAAAATTAGTTATTGCTGAACGACTAGATTTACTTGGTGTAAACATCATTGAAGCTGGTTTTCCTGTTTCTAGTCCGGGTGACTTCAAATCTGTTGAAGCGATAGCCAAACTTGTTAAAAATGCTACGGTTTGCGGTTTAACACGTGCTGTAAAAAAAGATATTGAAGTTGCTGCAGAAGCTTTAAAATATGCCAAAATACCTAGAATACATACAGGTATTGGTACTTCTGACTCCCATATAAAATATAAATTCAATTCTAATAGAGACACTATCATTGAACGGGCAGTTGCTGCTGTTAGCTATGCAAAAACTTTTGTGGAAGATGTAGAATTTTATGCCGAAGATGCTGGCCGTACCGATAATGAGTTTTTAGCACGTGTATGTGAAGCTGTAATTAAAGCAGGTGCTACAGTTTTGAATATTCCGGACACTACCGGGTATTGCCTTCCAGAAGAATATGGCGCCAAAATGAAGTATTTGCGAGAAAATGTAAAAGGTATTGAAAAAGCAGTATTATCTTGCCATTGTCATAATGATTTAGGTTTGGCCACAGCTAATTCAATTGCAGGGGTTGTCAACGGAGCTAGACAAATAGAATGTACTATAAATGGCATTGGCGAACGTGCCGGTAACACCTCTTTAGAAGAAGTAGTAATGATTTTACGCCAACATCCCAATCTTAATTTAGATACCACTATAAATAGCAAATTACTATACGACACAAGCTTAATGGTGTCCAGTAAAATGGGTATGATGGTACAGCCGAATAAAGCTATTGTCGGTGCTAATGCGTTTGCACATAGTTCGGGTATTCACCAAGATGGTGTAATTAAAAATAGAGAAACATACGAAATTATAGACCCAGCCGATGTTGGTGTTACTGAATCTTCAATAGTATTGACCGCCCGTAGTGGAAGAGCAGCGTTAGCTTACCGAGCAAAGATTGTTGGTTATGAACTAACAAAAACACAATTAGACCTGGTTTACGAAGAATTTTTAAAATTTGCAGATACTAGAAAGGAAGTAAAAGATGAAGAAATTCATGAAATTATAGAAGCTTCTAATATTGAAATAAAAAGTATTATTTAA
- the leuB gene encoding 3-isopropylmalate dehydrogenase gives MHLNIAVLGGDGIGPEVVAQSIKCLRSVEETFGHSFTFKKALIGASAIKKTGNPLPKETLELCKNSDATLFGALGSPEFDDNPKAKVWPEQGLLKLRKELDLFANIRPVKVFPSLVKQSPLPKISVQNTDLVIFRELSGGIYYGDKSLSKDQNSATDTCTYTEAEISRITHLAFKSARSRKKKVTLVDKANVLETSRLWRRVVRSISESYPDVVLECLFIDNAAVQMILNPSDFDVILTDNMFGDILSDQGSVIAGSIGLLPSASVGLEHAMFEPIHGSFPDAKGKNIANPVASILSMAMLLQHFKMNEESDAVVAAVLKSFSKKIVTPDILGSSKYGTNYVGDFIADNIMELDGSFNMNDENIGLGKSTII, from the coding sequence ATGCATTTAAATATTGCTGTTTTAGGAGGTGACGGAATTGGCCCTGAGGTCGTAGCACAATCGATTAAGTGCCTGCGCTCTGTAGAAGAAACCTTTGGCCATAGCTTTACTTTTAAAAAAGCCTTAATAGGAGCTTCCGCCATTAAAAAAACGGGAAATCCATTACCTAAAGAAACACTGGAACTTTGCAAAAATTCTGATGCTACGCTATTTGGTGCTTTAGGTTCACCTGAGTTTGACGACAACCCAAAAGCCAAGGTTTGGCCGGAGCAGGGTTTATTAAAACTACGAAAAGAGCTTGACCTTTTTGCCAATATAAGACCGGTAAAAGTTTTTCCTTCTTTAGTTAAACAATCGCCATTACCTAAAATAAGTGTACAAAATACCGATTTAGTTATTTTTAGAGAATTATCTGGGGGCATCTATTATGGCGATAAGTCGCTTAGTAAAGACCAAAACTCAGCCACGGATACATGCACCTATACAGAAGCTGAAATTAGTAGAATTACTCACTTGGCCTTTAAATCTGCCCGTTCTCGTAAAAAGAAAGTTACCCTGGTCGATAAAGCAAATGTTCTTGAAACTTCGCGTTTATGGAGACGAGTAGTTCGGTCTATTTCTGAAAGTTACCCAGATGTAGTTTTAGAATGCTTGTTTATTGATAATGCTGCTGTGCAGATGATTTTGAATCCTTCTGATTTTGATGTTATTTTAACCGATAATATGTTCGGCGACATTCTATCTGACCAAGGTAGTGTCATTGCTGGTTCCATTGGTCTATTACCCTCTGCCTCTGTAGGATTGGAACATGCCATGTTCGAACCAATTCATGGTTCGTTCCCCGACGCAAAAGGAAAAAACATAGCAAATCCAGTAGCATCGATACTTAGTATGGCTATGTTATTACAACATTTTAAAATGAACGAAGAATCTGATGCTGTTGTAGCTGCAGTTTTAAAATCGTTTTCTAAAAAAATAGTAACTCCAGATATTTTAGGCAGTTCTAAATATGGTACAAATTATGTCGGTGATTTTATTGCCGATAACATTATGGAATTAGACGGTAGTTTTAATATGAACGATGAAAATATTGGCCTTGGAAAATCTACTATTATCTAG
- a CDS encoding peroxiredoxin family protein, which translates to MRYSIIILIIFTLLFSCKPKVNNLNIAEGLWRVELDVMDNQILPFNLKVNQTVNGNYSMQIFNAEEVINIDEIEITGDSITIKTPVFEGYLAGKFSENKITGQFIKESLDRIVPFEANYGKEDRFDVVNLYADQDVSGIWETNFNPNTGDEYAGKGIFLQEGNVVTGTFRTTTGDYRYLDGIVDGDSLKLSAFDGAHAFLFTAKVTDSTLNGIFYSGNHSKEPFVAKRNDSYELPDPNSLTYINEGYDKLAFSFPDTNGNVISLSDETYQDQVVIVQLMGTWCPNCLDETKFLVDYLQGNNTIKVIGLAFESAKTQEKAFNAVNRLKDKIGVQYPILLAQFGSVDKEEAQQKLPMINHVLSYPTTIYIDKKGNVRKIHTGFNGPATGHKYVEFKKEFNEFVTQLINE; encoded by the coding sequence ATGAGATATAGTATTATAATACTTATCATTTTTACACTTTTGTTTTCATGTAAACCAAAAGTTAATAATCTAAATATAGCAGAAGGTCTATGGAGGGTTGAATTGGATGTAATGGATAATCAGATTTTACCATTTAATTTAAAAGTTAATCAAACGGTTAATGGTAATTATTCAATGCAAATATTTAATGCCGAAGAGGTTATAAATATTGACGAGATTGAAATTACAGGCGATTCTATAACTATAAAAACACCTGTTTTTGAAGGATATTTAGCGGGTAAATTTTCTGAGAATAAAATTACTGGACAATTTATAAAAGAGAGTTTAGATAGAATTGTTCCTTTTGAAGCCAATTATGGTAAAGAAGACCGTTTTGATGTAGTGAATTTGTACGCCGACCAAGATGTGTCTGGAATTTGGGAAACTAATTTTAATCCTAATACTGGTGATGAGTATGCGGGTAAAGGTATTTTTTTGCAAGAAGGAAATGTAGTAACGGGTACTTTTAGGACTACCACAGGTGATTATAGATATTTAGATGGAATAGTTGATGGCGACTCATTAAAATTATCGGCATTTGATGGGGCTCATGCTTTTTTATTTACAGCAAAGGTTACTGATTCTACCTTAAATGGTATTTTTTATTCTGGAAATCATTCTAAGGAGCCATTTGTTGCCAAACGTAATGATAGTTATGAATTGCCCGATCCTAATTCTTTGACCTATATTAATGAAGGGTATGATAAATTAGCTTTTTCATTTCCAGATACAAACGGAAATGTCATTTCATTAAGTGACGAAACGTATCAAGATCAAGTGGTAATTGTTCAATTAATGGGTACATGGTGTCCCAATTGTTTAGATGAAACAAAATTTTTAGTTGATTATTTACAAGGAAATAACACTATTAAAGTAATTGGATTAGCATTTGAATCTGCAAAAACTCAAGAAAAGGCATTTAATGCTGTAAACCGTTTAAAAGACAAGATTGGAGTTCAATATCCTATTTTGTTAGCGCAATTTGGATCTGTTGATAAGGAAGAAGCTCAGCAAAAGTTACCAATGATTAATCATGTTCTTTCTTATCCTACCACTATTTATATTGATAAAAAAGGTAATGTACGTAAAATTCATACTGGGTTTAATGGCCCAGCAACTGGTCATAAGTATGTTGAATTCAAGAAAGAATTTAATGAGTTTGTAACTCAGCTAATAAATGAATAG
- the pheT gene encoding phenylalanine--tRNA ligase subunit beta encodes MKISYNWLKQFIQIDWESQKTGELLTDLGLEVEGIEQFESVKGSLKGIVVGHVLTCVKHSNADKLNITTVDIGTGSPLQIVCGAKNVAVGQKVPVATIGTTLYTPEGEAWTIKKGKIRGEESHGMICAEDELGLGTSHDGIMVLNPDLIAGTPCSEIFDVELDEVFEIGLTPNRADAMSHFGVARDLKAGLKQKKISKELITPSTSHFNINDRSLKIDVDVKKTALAPRYCGVTISNLIIQPSPTWLQNRLRAIGLTPKNNVVDATNYVLHELGQPLHAFDAAKIKGNKIIVQTLAKGTKFVTLDGIERVLHEDDLMICDTEKPLCIAGVFGGIGSGVTQETTSIFLESAYFNPVSIRKSAKRHALNTDASFRFERGIDIENVEYSLKRAALLIKEIAGGDITSDVIDLYPNKTANFEVFLAFEKINKLIGQEIPQDTIKSILASLDIKLKNVTETGMGLEVPSYRVDVQRQVDVIEEILRVYGYNNITFNQKLNASIATTKATEDHKIQSTIGNVLAAKGYNEILTNSLTNPNYNKLLGEEEANNKSIEIINPLSGELSVLRKSSLFSALECTSYNINRKRANLKLFEFGKTYHSENNKRVESKYLSILLTGDSIQESWTNKAVPANFFELKTIVETILRRLGIDNLKSEPTTSALFAEGLNFTFKKNTLVSFGLIKKSILKHFDMKQNVLYADFHWDAILDLLMTTPIKFKEIPKYPEVKRDFALLLDQKTTYKELYDIAYGAERKFLIDFTLFDVYEGKNLPEGKKSYAVSFTLQDDKSTLTEKQIEKIMSKLQTAYETNLGASLR; translated from the coding sequence ATGAAAATATCATACAACTGGTTAAAACAGTTCATACAAATAGATTGGGAATCGCAAAAAACAGGCGAACTTTTAACTGATTTAGGATTAGAAGTAGAAGGAATTGAGCAGTTCGAATCTGTAAAAGGTAGCTTAAAAGGTATTGTTGTAGGTCATGTTTTAACTTGTGTAAAACACTCCAATGCCGATAAACTAAACATAACAACAGTAGATATAGGCACTGGCTCACCACTTCAAATTGTTTGTGGCGCTAAAAATGTAGCTGTTGGCCAAAAAGTCCCTGTTGCAACAATAGGTACAACACTATATACTCCAGAAGGGGAAGCATGGACAATTAAAAAAGGTAAAATTAGAGGTGAAGAAAGTCACGGTATGATTTGCGCCGAAGACGAATTAGGACTGGGTACCAGCCACGATGGTATAATGGTTTTAAATCCCGATTTAATTGCGGGTACACCATGTTCGGAAATTTTTGATGTAGAATTAGATGAAGTTTTTGAAATAGGGCTTACTCCTAACCGAGCTGATGCCATGAGTCATTTTGGTGTTGCAAGAGATTTAAAAGCAGGGCTAAAACAAAAAAAAATATCGAAAGAATTAATAACGCCATCAACCAGCCATTTTAATATTAATGATCGTTCTTTAAAAATAGATGTTGATGTTAAGAAAACTGCTTTAGCACCACGCTATTGTGGTGTAACCATTAGCAATCTCATTATACAACCCTCACCTACTTGGCTACAAAATAGATTGAGAGCTATTGGTCTTACACCTAAAAACAATGTTGTAGATGCTACTAATTATGTTTTGCATGAATTAGGTCAGCCATTACATGCCTTCGACGCTGCAAAAATAAAAGGAAATAAAATTATAGTTCAGACCCTCGCAAAAGGAACAAAATTTGTAACGTTAGACGGCATTGAAAGAGTATTACATGAAGATGATTTAATGATATGTGATACCGAGAAACCACTTTGTATTGCTGGTGTTTTTGGAGGAATAGGCTCGGGAGTTACGCAAGAAACTACTTCAATATTTTTAGAAAGTGCTTATTTTAACCCTGTTTCTATTAGGAAATCTGCTAAAAGACATGCTTTGAATACTGATGCTTCTTTTAGGTTTGAGCGTGGTATTGATATAGAAAATGTGGAATATAGTCTTAAAAGGGCAGCTTTATTAATTAAAGAAATTGCTGGTGGTGACATTACCTCCGATGTAATAGATCTTTATCCGAATAAAACGGCAAATTTTGAAGTGTTTTTGGCTTTTGAAAAAATAAATAAGCTTATAGGACAAGAAATTCCGCAGGATACCATAAAATCTATATTAGCTTCCCTTGACATAAAACTTAAAAATGTCACGGAAACAGGTATGGGGCTAGAAGTCCCTTCATACAGGGTCGATGTACAACGACAAGTTGATGTTATTGAAGAAATACTTCGGGTTTACGGCTATAATAATATAACTTTTAACCAAAAGTTAAACGCTTCAATTGCTACTACAAAAGCAACTGAAGATCACAAAATTCAATCTACCATAGGTAATGTGCTAGCCGCAAAAGGATATAATGAAATTTTAACAAATAGTCTTACTAATCCCAATTATAATAAACTATTGGGTGAAGAAGAAGCTAACAATAAATCTATTGAAATAATAAATCCGCTAAGTGGCGAGTTATCTGTTTTACGTAAATCTTCGTTGTTTTCCGCACTAGAATGCACTAGTTATAATATCAATAGAAAAAGAGCTAACCTGAAATTATTCGAGTTTGGTAAAACATATCATTCTGAAAATAATAAAAGAGTTGAATCTAAATATTTAAGCATATTACTTACAGGAGATTCTATTCAAGAAAGCTGGACGAATAAGGCAGTACCTGCAAATTTCTTTGAGCTTAAAACCATTGTTGAAACAATTCTTAGGCGCCTAGGTATTGATAATTTAAAAAGTGAACCAACAACTTCAGCCCTGTTTGCTGAAGGATTGAACTTTACATTTAAGAAAAATACTTTAGTATCATTTGGATTAATAAAAAAGTCGATTCTTAAACATTTTGATATGAAACAAAATGTTTTATATGCCGATTTTCATTGGGATGCAATTTTGGATTTATTAATGACTACTCCTATAAAATTTAAAGAGATTCCTAAATACCCAGAAGTAAAGAGAGATTTTGCGCTTTTATTAGACCAAAAAACAACTTATAAGGAGCTTTATGATATAGCATATGGAGCAGAACGCAAATTCTTAATAGACTTTACATTGTTTGACGTTTATGAAGGCAAAAATTTACCTGAGGGCAAAAAATCGTATGCTGTTAGTTTTACGTTACAAGATGATAAAAGTACATTGACAGAAAAACAAATTGAAAAAATAATGTCTAAACTACAAACTGCTTACGAAACTAACTTAGGTGCAAGCCTACGGTAA
- a CDS encoding fasciclin domain-containing protein: protein MKKWTSLVSLCVLFFGLQTKAQDRIETSLQKVLAQASATEISIIERTATFENQSTWHSALIAANLDKVLAYKGKFTVFAPSNQAFEKLSPLTITKLYDPKNKKVLKAILSYHIIAGKLSASTILRAMSRGKGSAKFTTIQGEKITATMNGIDIVLTDKAGNKAIIVTADSNQSNGIIHEIDAVFLPKRML from the coding sequence ATGAAAAAATGGACATCCCTCGTGTCCCTGTGTGTCCTATTTTTTGGGTTGCAAACAAAAGCACAGGATAGAATTGAAACTAGTTTACAAAAAGTATTGGCTCAAGCCTCTGCTACTGAAATTTCAATAATAGAAAGAACAGCTACTTTCGAAAATCAATCTACATGGCATAGTGCGTTAATAGCAGCAAATTTAGATAAAGTTTTAGCTTATAAAGGGAAGTTCACAGTTTTTGCACCATCAAATCAAGCATTCGAAAAACTCTCACCTTTAACGATTACTAAGTTGTACGATCCAAAAAATAAGAAGGTCCTTAAAGCTATACTTTCTTATCATATAATAGCCGGCAAGCTTTCCGCTTCGACAATATTAAGAGCTATGAGTCGAGGTAAGGGTTCAGCCAAATTTACTACGATACAAGGTGAAAAAATTACCGCCACAATGAATGGTATAGATATAGTTTTGACAGATAAAGCCGGAAACAAGGCCATAATCGTTACTGCTGATTCTAATCAATCAAACGGCATTATCCACGAAATAGACGCGGTATTTTTACCTAAAAGAATGCTTTAA